Genomic segment of Candoia aspera isolate rCanAsp1 chromosome 2, rCanAsp1.hap2, whole genome shotgun sequence:
tgtggctggagatggcgctgctccacgggatgcaagcgcggcaggagagagccatcgttcctgcctgtgtcagcgccaagaagggtgcggcctcgagggacctgggctgcgtggagagcggcggcggtcgggcgggatgcagcggagaggccgaggtgagacagcccgccttggggcccgaggaagaaggcgacgcattcatcgcactgagggcggaggaggtggacccaccgagcgaggctggcgatcagcgagaaatcctgggtttcgggcgagataggggtgggtttcagggctttgtttgctggaagcatgtccctccggactgagtggaggggcggggctctgtggtttgctttagcattctcatgctgtttagccttttgcatttatatgctgtttaaccactgtaacctgttccttgcgttttgtcatgatcgcaatgttcaatgctaatatctgcatcgtgaaaattttcatgccaatgcttagatcttgtgtagagatgaatgggaacgtttcacatgtggattctttgatgcgtgtcttcctatgtataggtgctgatgcgtgtcccacactgtaaaatcacttagcccgtctttattctgcctagccgcatgaacttgctgcttagtttagtttctttaaggggggcgatatgtcatgttcatcgttccaatggtttgaatacatcgtaacgtttcacatgtcactctcctgttccgtgtctgtcatttgcggggaggggaatttcagccgtgccaggctgtaatctccttgctgttctgcaggaatgtatgtttgggttatgacatgtcttcaaggttactttcccaggccgatgtgtgacggttgccaacacctgggagggggtggttgctatggtggggcgaggggcgggattgggtttgaagcgagggtatttagtttgtatttggcgcgcttttgctcattctcagctttctctgtatttgtctgtggtcccttaataaatcagatttcatttagccgcctcttgtgagtctgagtatttggggctagggcaatcattacaatttcaTTGAACTGCCAACTTACTATGAACTTCCTTTCTGGCCACAACAGTGGTTACAGGTCCTCAGTGTCTGAAGCATCTTGCTCTAACCCAAACAAGATTCACTAAATTAATATTTATCACAATGCATTAAAAATTAGTATAAAGCCTATATATGAGATTACTATTTCTCTTCATTGAGCTCTTCATTGTACACTAATATAGGACACTATCAAAAACTCCTATTAGCTATGTGTCATAACAGCATATGAAATAATGAACTTTCAATATCATTCATTTGGTTGTTGGTTCTCGTAATACTGATGGTCTTTTctaattacctttttaaaatttgtccATTGTATGGCAGCAGCAACAGACAAATGGCAGATTATAGAGATTTTAGTCATTTTTATTAGGTTAGTATCACCCACCAGATTTCGACCTGCCATTATTCTCCTTAGCTAAAATGGACTAATAGTGGAGTGTCAATAACTGAGAAAAAAACCTTTAGCACTAAattaatttctaaaacaaatgCTAAATAGAGAAACAAAATGTCATTCTGTGATCTTTTTTATTCATTCCGGTGGTGTAACCTTTAAAATTTGCCCTCCCTCGACAGAGTTGATGACAATTTATATCAGATTCCTAGGTAGTGTCATTTCTAATGATAGCTCTGGTTTGTACCTAATTCACttagagatgaaaaaaaaaggggtAGGTGGGTGGGTTAGAGTTTTAGATGCTTTTAGATTTGTTCTGTTGGCCTATTTAGCTagatcatattatttatttaaaatacaatggttttattaaaaacataaaactggAGAGATACACATAATACATTTGCATGTATTAATATGCTGCAGATATATAACTTGATGTATAATTTTTACAGCTTTTTACTAACAGAAGCTACAGTTGTGAAGGTTTAGGACTGAGCGAGCTTCCAGAACAACTGCCTTTCACGACCGAAGTCCTTGATTTCAGCTTTAACTTCTTATATTCTCTCCAACACTCAACATTCAGCAAGCTGAAGGCCCTGGTGCATTTGGACTTAACAAGGTTGGTTGGTTGAATTTCTATGCTGCCCAGTTCCAGAATGATCCTGGGCAGCTTCACAAAGTTAAAAGAAACAGCATTATATAAAAAGAACATGACATCCTTCTACATCACCCCAAGCTTAAAGGGGTTCACTCAAACACTCTAAGTCAAGACTTagaaaaaacagttttaaagaaTAGCTTGAAAGCAGGCAAGGTGGGCATATGAACCTCTTGTGGGATGTTGTTGCAGTGGACAGatgctgcagcagagaaggcccactcctgggtcctgctagataaCAGTACTTAATTGACAGGACCTGAAGCAAGCCAACTCTGTTGGAGCACACAGGATGGGCAGACACTATGAGAGACAGACTTATATTCTATCTTCCCTTCAAAAACTCAACATGGTTCACATAACTATTCTCCCCCATCGTTTTATCttcacaataaccctgtgaggtagaccaAGCTGAGAGAAAATTACTGAGTGAAAATTTCTCAGTGAACCATCATGGCTAAATGTGGAATTGAACTCAAGTCTGCTGGGACCTATTCCAACACTATGCTATTCAGTTTTTTTCCCATATCTCTTTTTATGCTCTCAGTTTTTCACATATATTGCAGTTGTGGATGCACTTCTAAAAGCCTCAATAAATAGTTGCAATAATGTTCAAGAATTAGAATGCTAGAAAATGAAAAAACTTGCAGCAGTTTTGTAATAAAGGCATTGCCTAaatatgtgtacatatatgtatatttgtcaACATAGCAGCTTGTTTCTTGATATTTgtcatcagctttaaaatgttaccAGAACTTGTCCTGTACTTACATGTGGAAATTTTATTTCCAACAGCACTTTTCAAGGATTTATCCAAGAAAACgaatttgaataatttttaaCCAGGGTTTGCAAGCTTGTAACACTCCTTTTGAACCTGTAATTGGTAGATATTTGTCTTGTTTAAACAGATATATCATGATGTGGTTTGCTGACCATCTAAAATCTGTTAATGTTGATTTGTCCTCTAAATTGATTGAAAAATTAAATACTTCATTTTACTGCCTAGTTACCTAATGACCTGCATCTCAAAATGCTGAAACAAAAATAGGACATCTATTTCAATTATATCCACAGTTGCTGCTGTGTTTTTAATAccgaattttgttttgttttgaaaggtGTCAGATTAATTGGGTGTATGAAGGCACCTTCGAAAGCAATATCTACCTGGAGACCATCATCTTTACTGGAAATAATCTTCTCTTTCTGGCCACAACAGCGTTTACAGGTCCTCAGTGTCTGAAGCATCTTGATCTAACCCAAACAGGGATCACTAAATTGACATTTATCCCAATGCAGGACCTTCATAACATAGAAACACTGTTACTAGGAAGCAACTTTATCCAATCACTGGAGCTGCCACCAGATTTTCCAACTAGAAAGCTCAAATACTTGGATTTACAGATGAATATTATACAAACAATATCAACCAGAGACATAAAGGCATTAAAACAAGCTAACAATCTGACTCTCAATCTTAGGGGCAACAAGATTATGCACATTGAGCCCAAGGCTTTTACTTCATTTTCTGTTTACAGTTTGGACTTTGGCAGTTGTATTAATATTTCAGCGATCTTGGAAGGACTGCAAGGTATCAGCACTGTTGTCCTCTGGCTCGGCACTTTTTTGGGTGCAGACAACTCTCCCATTCAACACAGCACATTGCAGGGCATCTGCAACATCTCTGTAGACTATCTCACTCTACAGTATCGCACCTTCCTAGAACTTTCTGGTGACACTTTCCGATGTTTGTCCAAACTCAAAAGATTGGACTTGACCCACACCTCCCTTTCTGAGCTACTGAGCCTTCCTCAGATGAATTTGCTGAAAGAATTAAATCTCAACCAGAATAGCTTTTTGAGTCTTTGCAACATCCACTCTTCTGCTTTTCCTTCCCTTACCCATCTCTATATCCAAGAAAATCATGAGGCCATGGACTTGGGTTCTGGATGTTTGGAATCCTTGTCAAAGCTTCAACACCTTGATTTGAGCAGGAGTCATATAGAAAGCTTAGACTGCTGCAGCAACCAACTTCGTGGTCTGAATGGCTTGCAACACCTCAACTTAAGCCACAATCAAAAACTTTCGTTCTACAACACAGCATTTAATGAATGTTCTAACCTGAAAGTTCTTGATCTCGCTTTCACACACATCATCACCAATAATTCTCAAGGTCCATTCCACAATCTGCGTTCTTTGCAGATCCTGAACCTTTCTTTCTCTCATATTGATACAAGCAAGCAGAATATTTTGCAAGATCTAAACAGCCTTCTTGTCTTGAATATGAATGGAAATAGCTTTGAATCTGGCACCATTTTCAGTGACAACTTTTTTCAGAAAGCACCCAATCTAGAGGTGTTAACTTTAGCTTCCTGCCAATTGTTGTCTATAGAAGCTAAAGCATTTTCTGCCCTCAGAAAGTTAAAGCATGTGGATCTGAACCATAACAATCTTATTGCATTCAGTTCAGATGTGTTTTCCAATCTCAGGAACATTTATCTCAATTTTGCCAATAATAGGATCCATATTATCCCACATGATTTGTTGACTAGCCTATCTGGCCAGAGTATAATCAATTTAAGCTACAATCCATTGGAATGCACCTGTTCTAATATTGGATTATTAACTTGGTACAAGCAAAATATAGATAAAATTGAAGATTCTGAAGAGACTGTGTGCTCTGAGCCCAAATCACTAGCAGGTACTAAGCTCTTCTCTATAAATCTGTCCTGTGGGTATAGCACTGCACAAATAGCATTGATTATGCTTATTGTGGTAATAGTAATTGTGGTGACCTTCATTttgatcatttattttttaaagcaaaaatatgagcACATATAAGCTTTTGAGAGAAAGCAAGTAtgtaggaatttttaaaaaaattgtaggaAAGTATTTATTAAAGAAAGGCATTTTCTAACATCAAGGGCTGTTTTTCTATCAATATTGCATCAATTAATCCTGAGAACATAGATTTGAGAATAAAATGActgcaagaaagggaaagaagtgtGTGTTGTTTAGTATTGCATTTTCCAAATGTTGCATTTCTAATTTTATTCTCTCAGTGTATCAGGTGATAACAGGACACCCCTAAGCTCTCATTGGTGTGGCAGATAGGTGAAGAAGATATTAATGTAATACTGTAGAAAGCAGGAGCAAACTCAACTTCCCAATTGATTTAATGAGGTCAAAATATGAAGATTGCGTACCCTCACAGTCCTCACTTTTCCTCTGAAGGAAAAGAAGCCtattttaaatattacaattaatatGAATTAGTCATTTCCCAAAAACGCTTTGTACAGTATGGTTTAATACCAATATTTAACATACCAGAAtaaacatagtaaaggtaaaggtttcccttgacgtaaagtccagtcgtgtccgactctagggggcggtgctcatctccgtttcaaagccttggagccggcgttgtccataggacacttccgggtcatgtggccagcatgactcacgaaacgccgttaccttcccgccgaagcggtaccaattaatctactcacatttgcatgttttcgaactgcttggtgtgcagaagctgggacgagcaacgggagctcaccccgccgcgcggtttcgaaccgccgaccttccgatcgacagctcagcggtttaacccgcagcgccaccgcgtcccaacaaaaaaaaccctacagtgGTGGCTTTAtggttgtttttccttttaaaagaataCTAAGCACACCTTATACTTTCTATTACACTTCACAAAATGTAAACATATTCTATCTGTAATTCTAAAGCATACAGCGTTCAGTGACTAAGCCTACAGCTCtgtccttcctttccacatcctATAACCAAAATGATATTGgccattgtattttttttagttgATTATGATTTATTATTCTGTGTGAACTTAAATATTAGAGAAGCATAGTCAGGTTGCTTGGTCTTGGCTCATTTCTGTAGGTCAGTgttcctcaagcttggcaactttaagatgtgtggacttcaactcccagaattccccagacagcatatgCTGAATTGTTGAAATTCATAGACATAGCTCAAATATGTTTTACCAATATAGCCAAGCCTACTAGCTTTGCATACTTACAAAATAACAGATGCACACTTGCGTTTTCCCCAAGGTTTAAGAGCAGAAATCAGTATCTTAGAAATgattcaaggggaaaaaagcaaaatgttttaacGTAAATCTTCTAGCtgtatgtacatttttaaatgtctattttctgttggataatttttatatgatCTCCCTTTAGAGGGAGATTATGGTTGTGGGCACACCATACTATACTGTCCTCCAAGTTTACGTGTATTCTCAACCATGTatccattcattttctctgcATTAGGCATGGATATTTGTAAGAAAAATCCCATGTGAGTCAATACTTGCATATATAGGCTTTCTGTAGTTTGAGGGAGACTTTACCTTATTGATCGCTTTTTTTGTGCTGTGGTACACTGTGTGGGTGAGAGAAAGATATAACCATTATCACTTATGTTTATAAATTAACCTAAATTTATCACATAGGCTATTATATAGGCCAAGCCAGAACTGATTAATTTTTGACTGGAAAATTATAAAGTAGTGGGGAAAGATTGGGGGTTTTGTTTCTATGCATATTTCTGCAATTCAAATCTGAATTGACACACTGCACATCAATTGTATCTTTAAAAGCTAATGTAGATTTCATGGGAAATGCCTTACTGGAAAATGACAAAAATCCTTACTGATATGTAACGAAGAACCaagaatatttattaatttatatagaATTGCTACATTTGCTAAGCACACAAACCCAAATATTCCATACAACAAAGAAAAGCACAGCCTACTGTTGATTAATTTATAAGGCAATATAATCTAgtaatattaaaatatgaaattccATATATTGTAAACTGTGTGGCATTTTCATCAAAATGTTCTAATTCAAAATAATACTTCTtggctttaaagaaaaaaatgcaggcaCTGTGTTAATTACAGAAACATTGTTATTAACTGACCAATCTTTAATGGAAACATTTTAAAGTGGTAAACTGTACTATTTGGAGTATTATATGGGGAAATAAAAcagagttgtttttaataaatcacAAATACTTTGTGATGAGCACAATTTATCAGCATGTTCAAGTGAAGTCATTTTTCTTTAGATACATCAATTGCTGGTACATTTGATGGGCCTACTGACTCGGCCACACTTTGTCAATGTTCATTTTACCCATACATCTTGAGATATGGTGAACATGCAATCATATCATTCCATCTTTCCATCCACTCATATATTTTactacatgatcatttgttcagagcagcctttctcaacctttcgaccctggaggaacccttgaaatatttttaaggcctcggggaacccctgcacattcaggatcaaatataggtcaaaagttacaaaattattgtatttgtttcatgtgtaggcctgtatatatgcattaccagtgttcttaaactaaaaatagtgaAACctacctgtttaatgtgaagttgcctgaattttgaataatttttttaataaatcgtgatctcccagggaacccctatgACCtatcgtggaaccctggttgagaaaccctggatcaGAATGATCATGATACCTTATTGGTGCATTAATTGCTCTAATCTTTCCTCAGTGATGGAGAGCTCAGTGATGGAAAACAAGTTTGTGGCCCACTAATATAGAGACCTAAAATAATCTCCCATAAAATGCTATTAATACTTGCAGACTTAGTGTCCAGTTACTTGGAAATAGtttcttccaagatttttctGAATAATTAGATGCCAGTGGAATACACCTTTCTTTTCCTCTGCGATATGTAACACATTTCTCATGGAAACCTACTTTATGTTCTAATGTCTACAATGTGCTAAGAATCCATAAGCCAGGGAACTGAATTATTTGAAAACCAGATAGCTTCCACTTGGGTAATGCCTGCTATTCTTTCCAAGAATCTTGTACTTTATTATTATCTATTCCATGGTCACAaatcatgaaataaaaaaattctcacTTTTCTTCACGTACCTGTAACACTATCTCAGTTCCAGAGAATCTCATGAGTCAGAATGGATGTACTGAAACTTCTACATCTTTACACAGCTCATTGGACAAAAGTGAGCATATAACTTATATGGTTGTAAATCAAGTAATTAAATTCTTCGTATGCTGAAAAACATTATATTTTGGTTGACGAAGTTCTCACATATGTGATTTCAAGTTTATTGGAAATGTTGctgttccttcctctttcttctatCTTGCCAAATGGATTTacccttttcatttttattcttctcaATTTACAACCCACTCAGTGCATGATCAATTTCCTTTCTTCTGCCACTCTTTCATATTTCACTGAAGAACAAACCGTATTGTTTGTTTTGAAGCCACAGAATGTTATCAAACTCTTTCCATTCCTTATAGCCCATTCCACATAAGTCACATGGAGCTCTGGTGCCCACTGCATTTATCAATGTAACAAAAAACATTTGCTGCAATTCTTCATTCTATTAAATCTTGGATATTTAAattcaatatttaaatatttagaattCAAGAAAGCCAGTTCAAGAAACAAACCCAGTTTTCTTTCATGCCCTTTTTTATTTCAATGTCCTCCAACTGTCCAAgtataaatatttgcatttaataGGCAATTTTTGTAACAACTGTTGGatctcttaaagaaaaaaagactgcaaACACATTATTGCAGaaatcctaaccatttttatataatttgatAACTAACAGTAGGAGATACTACAAATGGACATTATAATATACAGCCACACAAAGACTGACAAGTAATACACAATTCAGAGGACCTCTAACAGTTCACTTTAAGGTAAACATTAACAAACAAGGAATTATATGAATGCAAGCTGAGGTGCTACCGTATTTTCAAAATGAGGGGAAATATTTGGCAAAAGTGATAACACactatatacaaaatatacattaaaaagatacatttgtAAACAAGATAGCTAGAtgtgctttaaagaaaaaaagtgaaagggtTTTTCCCTCAATATAAGTAGCTGTAAACTATGAAATACCTCCCAGAAAGAAACATTTTGATTTGGGGGTGCATCTGCGTTCAGTTTTATTCCCAAAGCACAGATTCAG
This window contains:
- the CD180 gene encoding CD180 antigen, coding for MACCTYCWLLMGLLGLSYEVSRPLNQMCTELFTNRSYSCEGLGLSELPEQLPFTTEVLDFSFNFLYSLQHSTFSKLKALVHLDLTRCQINWVYEGTFESNIYLETIIFTGNNLLFLATTAFTGPQCLKHLDLTQTGITKLTFIPMQDLHNIETLLLGSNFIQSLELPPDFPTRKLKYLDLQMNIIQTISTRDIKALKQANNLTLNLRGNKIMHIEPKAFTSFSVYSLDFGSCINISAILEGLQGISTVVLWLGTFLGADNSPIQHSTLQGICNISVDYLTLQYRTFLELSGDTFRCLSKLKRLDLTHTSLSELLSLPQMNLLKELNLNQNSFLSLCNIHSSAFPSLTHLYIQENHEAMDLGSGCLESLSKLQHLDLSRSHIESLDCCSNQLRGLNGLQHLNLSHNQKLSFYNTAFNECSNLKVLDLAFTHIITNNSQGPFHNLRSLQILNLSFSHIDTSKQNILQDLNSLLVLNMNGNSFESGTIFSDNFFQKAPNLEVLTLASCQLLSIEAKAFSALRKLKHVDLNHNNLIAFSSDVFSNLRNIYLNFANNRIHIIPHDLLTSLSGQSIINLSYNPLECTCSNIGLLTWYKQNIDKIEDSEETVCSEPKSLAGTKLFSINLSCGYSTAQIALIMLIVVIVIVVTFILIIYFLKQKYEHI